One Lachnospiraceae bacterium C1.1 genomic region harbors:
- a CDS encoding glycosyltransferase family 2 protein: MDTLYDVTIIIPVYNTSRWLDECLSSVIAQSLRNIQIICINDCSTDDSLRIIEDYVKKDDRVSLINRLINGGQAVGRNQGLAQAQGRYIFFLDSDDAIKGVDMLSTLVHLADKSNLDAIVFDSEYMADDEKMLSEFRPDNESLMSMDSDRILSGQEAFNQIMSDMQIPCQPGRWFWKKDFLRENSLIFPEDSSPHEDVYFYFSAVLHINRMIYIRNKFHLRRYRVGSVMTELSDKSRIRDFKSYYVVLDKCLSFLHNSNRKLWDEKTEKNIQEFINVINGNMLHSFKCMSTVDRNKVVFDDYKYEVSYNLFLPQMGRKKYFLNETTIEYIKDKNIYIYGAGECGKRILSILISNDVRLNRIRFVVSKIEDNTPRIIRGVNIYEVDNIVIEEKDCVIVAVKKQSQKEITDYLESRNVNYIIPSIGYDVIEE, translated from the coding sequence ATGGATACACTATATGATGTTACGATTATTATACCCGTTTATAACACAAGTAGATGGCTTGATGAATGTTTAAGTAGCGTTATCGCTCAAAGTTTAAGAAATATCCAAATTATTTGTATAAATGATTGTTCTACAGATGATTCACTGAGAATTATAGAAGACTATGTAAAAAAAGATGATAGAGTTAGTCTTATTAATCGTTTGATAAATGGAGGTCAAGCAGTAGGGAGAAATCAGGGACTAGCGCAAGCACAAGGGAGATATATATTTTTTTTAGACTCAGATGATGCTATTAAAGGCGTTGATATGTTATCAACACTAGTACATCTAGCTGATAAAAGCAATCTGGATGCTATAGTATTTGATTCTGAATATATGGCGGATGATGAAAAAATGTTGAGCGAATTCAGACCAGACAATGAGTCTTTGATGAGCATGGATTCTGATAGGATTTTATCTGGTCAGGAAGCGTTCAATCAAATTATGTCAGACATGCAGATACCATGCCAACCAGGAAGGTGGTTTTGGAAAAAGGATTTTTTGAGAGAGAATAGTCTTATTTTTCCAGAAGATAGTTCCCCACATGAGGATGTATATTTTTATTTTAGTGCGGTTCTTCATATTAATCGCATGATATATATTCGAAACAAGTTTCATTTAAGAAGGTATAGAGTGGGGTCTGTAATGACAGAACTTAGTGACAAGAGTCGTATTCGAGACTTCAAATCATATTATGTTGTTTTGGACAAATGCTTATCTTTCTTGCATAATTCAAATCGAAAATTGTGGGACGAGAAAACTGAAAAAAATATACAAGAATTCATTAATGTTATTAATGGAAATATGTTGCATTCCTTCAAATGCATGAGTACAGTGGATAGAAATAAAGTAGTATTTGATGACTATAAGTATGAGGTTAGTTATAATCTTTTCTTGCCGCAAATGGGGAGAAAAAAATACTTTCTAAATGAAACAACAATTGAGTATATCAAAGATAAAAATATTTATATATATGGAGCTGGTGAATGTGGAAAACGAATTCTATCCATTCTTATATCAAACGATGTTAGATTGAATAGGATCAGGTTTGTTGTTAGCAAAATAGAAGATAATACGCCTCGTATAATTAGAGGTGTAAATATTTACGAAGTTGATAATATCGTCATTGAAGAAAAGGATTGTGTTATTGTTGCTGTAAAAAAACAATCTCAAAAAGAAATAACAGATTATCTAGAATCAAGAAACGTTAATTATATTATTCCTTCAATTGGCTATGATGTTATCGAAGAATAA
- a CDS encoding glycosyltransferase family 9 protein, with amino-acid sequence MFDGLYETIQSLPEENRIYLYGCGKYGLAVYELLKQKHIEHRVAAFLVTNTSEVENNCYGKDILSIDSIKDNDKNAVIFLTLNEEYQAAIIPILQKKELFYYTFNDNKLKTISNEVNRITDDFFNEFGVSFSNEKGRDSILVIKLDGIGDVVLCTPFLKLLRKHFPDSEISMIVSPSVYKLMNDCPYIDCLYVFDSSDYVKYPLHEKADRIKRYVESLGRLYELAIIPRMDVDYYGASLIAYFSGASERVTYSECATKQKEMENQGYDRLFSKVIVPDGVRHESLRNISILEALGVRLTEDEKKTHCEVWENDSSNKAICAMVPFVNRSGKHVVFGMSAADKKREWPWNNFLRLAYMILSEYPNVDVILCGKLSNNDEIEQCINDNGTNTRIFNMINRTSIPDIVSIMKKTDVYIGNDTGMMHIAAACDNRIIELSCHPKVGDANSENSPKRFGAWMTENIILSPIEGLDGCNEKCIEKHAHCIKQITVEDVYDAFKKFWKG; translated from the coding sequence ATGTTTGATGGCTTATATGAAACAATTCAATCTTTACCTGAAGAAAATCGTATATATTTATACGGTTGTGGGAAATATGGATTGGCAGTATATGAATTGTTGAAGCAAAAGCACATTGAACATAGAGTGGCTGCATTTCTTGTAACAAATACGTCTGAGGTTGAAAATAATTGCTATGGGAAAGATATTCTCTCAATAGATTCAATAAAGGATAATGATAAAAACGCAGTGATTTTTCTGACGCTGAATGAGGAGTATCAAGCTGCTATAATTCCAATTCTCCAGAAAAAGGAATTATTCTATTATACATTTAATGATAATAAACTGAAAACCATTTCGAATGAAGTGAACAGGATAACGGATGACTTCTTTAATGAGTTTGGTGTATCCTTCTCAAATGAAAAGGGTAGAGATAGTATTCTCGTTATCAAATTAGACGGCATAGGTGATGTTGTGCTTTGTACTCCTTTTTTGAAATTACTGAGAAAGCACTTTCCGGATTCAGAGATTTCGATGATTGTTTCACCTAGCGTATATAAATTAATGAATGACTGTCCATATATAGATTGCCTATATGTTTTTGATTCATCCGATTATGTCAAGTATCCATTACATGAAAAGGCTGATAGGATTAAGAGATATGTAGAATCACTTGGAAGATTATATGAATTGGCTATTATTCCAAGAATGGATGTCGATTACTATGGAGCTTCCCTGATTGCATATTTTAGTGGCGCTTCTGAAAGAGTGACATATTCTGAGTGCGCTACAAAACAAAAGGAAATGGAGAATCAGGGATACGATAGGCTGTTTAGTAAAGTCATAGTTCCAGATGGAGTAAGACATGAGAGCTTAAGAAATATATCAATATTAGAAGCGTTGGGCGTTCGCTTGACGGAAGATGAGAAAAAAACACATTGCGAAGTATGGGAAAATGACTCGTCGAATAAAGCAATCTGTGCAATGGTGCCATTTGTTAACAGAAGCGGAAAGCATGTAGTTTTTGGAATGTCCGCAGCAGACAAAAAAAGAGAATGGCCTTGGAATAATTTTTTAAGATTGGCATATATGATTCTTAGTGAGTATCCGAATGTTGATGTTATATTGTGTGGCAAGCTGAGTAATAATGATGAAATTGAGCAATGCATTAATGACAACGGAACAAATACAAGAATATTTAACATGATAAATAGGACTTCTATACCAGATATTGTATCAATAATGAAAAAGACTGATGTATATATTGGAAATGATACTGGTATGATGCATATAGCCGCTGCATGTGATAATAGAATTATAGAATTAAGTTGTCATCCTAAGGTTGGAGATGCAAATAGTGAGAATAGTCCAAAGAGATTCGGCGCATGGATGACTGAAAACATTATCCTTTCACCAATTGAAGGGTTGGATGGGTGTAATGAAAAGTGTATAGAGAAACACGCGCATTGCATAAAGCAGATTACAGTTGAAGATGTGTATGATGCATTTAAGAAGTTTTGGAAGGGATGA
- a CDS encoding class I SAM-dependent methyltransferase, producing MKTEKIILFGASKVTKKILNYEPRENVDVLFICDNNSSLWGETISGIEIVSPERIKSVIFDRIILCFINGTFLCDVYDQVLDMGIDKEKIILSHSADTLGYVKSPLEEFFIIPSKTGTSFVRQPAIIKEVYEGETKRCNERRSREGFFEKYCNGEGLDIGYGSDPIMPSVYGWDIENGDAQYLNGVSDESLDYVYSSHCLEHLWDVRLAIKNWFRVIKRGGHLIIAVPHRDLYEKKKTLPSRWNGDHKHMFLIGRAESPDTLDIVEEVREGLMNFDYDIEYVKTCKEGYEDLGERIHSKGEYQIEMVIRKK from the coding sequence TTGAAGACAGAAAAAATAATATTATTTGGTGCGAGTAAAGTTACAAAAAAAATATTAAATTATGAGCCAAGAGAAAATGTAGATGTTTTGTTTATATGTGATAATAATTCCAGCTTATGGGGAGAAACTATATCCGGGATTGAAATAGTATCACCAGAAAGAATAAAAAGCGTGATTTTTGATAGAATCATATTGTGTTTTATTAATGGGACATTTCTTTGCGATGTATATGATCAAGTATTGGATATGGGCATCGATAAAGAAAAAATCATATTATCTCATTCGGCAGATACATTAGGATATGTTAAAAGTCCACTTGAAGAATTCTTTATTATTCCATCAAAAACTGGTACATCGTTTGTCAGACAACCGGCAATTATAAAAGAGGTTTATGAAGGTGAGACAAAGAGATGCAATGAGAGAAGAAGTAGAGAAGGATTCTTTGAGAAGTATTGCAATGGTGAAGGGCTTGACATTGGCTATGGTTCTGACCCGATTATGCCAAGTGTTTATGGATGGGATATTGAAAATGGTGATGCACAATACTTAAACGGAGTGTCAGACGAAAGCTTGGATTATGTGTATTCTTCTCATTGCCTTGAGCATTTGTGGGATGTAAGGCTGGCAATAAAGAATTGGTTTCGAGTGATAAAAAGAGGGGGACATTTAATAATTGCAGTCCCGCATAGGGATTTGTATGAGAAAAAAAAGACCCTTCCTTCACGATGGAATGGAGATCATAAGCACATGTTTCTTATTGGAAGAGCAGAATCCCCTGATACATTAGATATTGTGGAAGAAGTTCGTGAAGGATTGATGAACTTCGACTATGACATAGAATATGTAAAAACCTGTAAAGAGGGATACGAAGACTTGGGTGAGAGAATTCATAGTAAGGGAGAATACCAAATCGAGATGGTGATTAGGAAAAAATGA
- a CDS encoding glycosyltransferase family A protein has translation MDRTPILLLTYNRPHEFAMTIESLSCCNHSNEYEIHVNIDAPNIFKSDDSSKQVQIRETIERYKKKFKNIYVKEHKYHKGLANSVIESVSALLKKHHQVIVIEDDFLLSSDCLDYLEEALAYYEDKPNIWSVTAFSSPFTSLKYYKKDTYLSYRPCSWVWGTWADRWSGIDWGILYYIQNGIDYKNQLNFTRGGYDLPEGMRRQVLGLTDSWAIRWGYAASKRDMKTVYPTLNRVAHIGFNGTHVRESFPQMELKEEYEKCVFSLDYSKRIISEQRNFYGFSYNQWRKDYSNGKYRNLDKYEGLFHVLLMWKKINLKGHNISEYFSNRDYHSIAIYGMGRIGLLLQAELENSAVEVSYFIDREKNSNAIKTYKPNDDLPFSDCVVVTIVEEAALIRDYLYKKGVKNLKTILEVLRDV, from the coding sequence ATGGATAGAACTCCAATATTATTATTAACATATAACCGTCCGCATGAGTTTGCGATGACTATAGAATCTCTTTCATGTTGTAATCATTCAAATGAGTATGAAATACATGTCAATATAGATGCACCTAACATATTTAAGAGTGACGATTCATCTAAACAGGTACAGATAAGGGAAACAATAGAAAGATACAAAAAAAAATTTAAAAATATTTATGTGAAAGAACATAAATATCATAAAGGACTTGCGAATTCTGTCATTGAAAGTGTATCTGCGCTTCTAAAAAAGCACCATCAGGTGATTGTGATAGAGGATGATTTTTTATTATCCTCTGACTGCCTTGATTATTTAGAAGAGGCCCTTGCATATTACGAAGACAAGCCTAATATTTGGTCAGTAACAGCTTTTTCATCTCCTTTTACTTCGTTGAAATACTACAAGAAAGATACCTATCTGAGTTATCGTCCCTGCAGTTGGGTTTGGGGGACATGGGCTGATCGTTGGAGCGGTATCGACTGGGGCATTCTCTATTATATACAAAATGGAATTGATTACAAAAACCAACTAAATTTCACAAGGGGAGGATATGATCTTCCAGAAGGAATGCGAAGGCAAGTACTGGGGTTGACGGATTCCTGGGCTATTAGATGGGGGTATGCAGCGTCAAAAAGAGATATGAAGACTGTTTATCCGACATTAAATAGGGTTGCACACATTGGCTTTAATGGAACGCATGTAAGAGAGAGTTTCCCCCAGATGGAATTAAAAGAAGAGTATGAAAAATGTGTATTTAGCCTTGATTATAGTAAGAGAATAATAAGTGAGCAAAGGAATTTCTATGGTTTCTCGTATAATCAATGGAGAAAAGACTATTCAAATGGAAAATACAGAAATCTTGATAAATATGAGGGACTATTCCATGTGTTGCTTATGTGGAAGAAGATTAATTTAAAAGGTCACAATATATCTGAATATTTTAGTAATAGAGATTATCATTCGATAGCGATATACGGGATGGGAAGAATCGGATTGTTATTACAAGCCGAATTGGAGAATTCAGCTGTTGAGGTTAGCTACTTTATAGATAGGGAAAAAAACAGTAATGCAATAAAAACATATAAACCTAATGATGATCTTCCGTTTTCTGATTGTGTTGTCGTTACAATAGTGGAGGAGGCTGCACTAATCAGAGACTATCTGTATAAAAAAGGTGTTAAGAATTTAAAAACTATTTTGGAGGTATTGAGGGATGTTTGA
- the rfaE2 gene encoding D-glycero-beta-D-manno-heptose 1-phosphate adenylyltransferase, with product MVKQINAKKILIAGDAMLDVYRFGIVSRISPEAPVPVFLETNRKKCVPGGAANVAVNISVFNVEIDIFCGIGPDESGTCLKELLRNNGVGISLVVELPDRQTTRKCRYIAQNNQQIMRTDSEDISEISDAYLEKWLDTIESGIDEYGLVLISDYKKGFITESISQRLINICRGKDIPVLVDVKDRNLRKYKNATLIKPNRGELHELSGLPVSTVEEVAKASRTLCKMTACKYVLTTLGSEGMILVDENQIIKSIKGDAREVYDVTGAGDTSIAYLAVSILQGKSIEDAMHIANIAAGIQVGKVGTSIVKPEEVELAMQKNWLVKKTVFTNGCFDILHSGHIEFLNKARALGDRLIVGINSDESVRRLKGDERPINTLEDRMAVLKALSCVDEVLPFNEDTPLELIRKIHPDILVKGGDYELHNIVGADDVLAYGGEVKIIDYKQGKSTTTIISKIKSGNES from the coding sequence GTGGTAAAACAGATTAATGCTAAGAAAATTCTAATTGCCGGTGATGCCATGTTAGATGTATATCGTTTCGGAATAGTTAGCAGGATTTCTCCAGAAGCCCCGGTTCCGGTTTTTTTAGAAACAAATCGCAAAAAATGTGTGCCTGGTGGAGCTGCAAATGTTGCTGTAAATATTTCTGTTTTTAATGTAGAAATAGATATATTTTGTGGAATTGGGCCAGATGAAAGTGGTACTTGCTTAAAAGAGTTATTACGAAATAATGGCGTTGGTATATCATTGGTTGTCGAGTTGCCTGATCGTCAAACAACGAGAAAATGCAGGTATATAGCACAGAATAATCAACAGATTATGCGTACCGATTCCGAAGATATCAGTGAAATATCTGATGCTTACTTAGAGAAGTGGTTAGATACTATAGAAAGTGGCATAGATGAATATGGATTAGTATTGATCTCAGATTATAAAAAAGGATTTATTACTGAAAGTATTTCCCAACGGCTGATAAATATATGCAGGGGCAAGGATATTCCTGTACTTGTTGATGTAAAAGATCGTAACTTAAGAAAATATAAAAATGCAACACTTATTAAACCAAATCGTGGGGAACTGCATGAACTTTCCGGATTGCCGGTAAGTACAGTTGAGGAAGTTGCTAAGGCAAGTAGAACACTTTGTAAAATGACTGCTTGTAAGTATGTTCTTACAACGTTAGGTTCTGAAGGAATGATTCTTGTTGATGAGAATCAAATTATTAAATCAATAAAGGGTGATGCACGTGAGGTATATGATGTAACTGGAGCTGGGGATACATCTATTGCTTATCTTGCGGTATCGATATTACAGGGGAAATCCATTGAAGATGCAATGCATATTGCGAATATTGCCGCAGGAATACAGGTGGGTAAAGTTGGAACAAGCATTGTTAAGCCAGAAGAAGTCGAACTAGCAATGCAAAAGAATTGGCTTGTAAAGAAGACTGTATTTACTAATGGATGCTTTGATATTCTTCATTCTGGTCATATCGAGTTTTTGAATAAGGCTAGGGCACTTGGTGATAGACTTATTGTAGGAATTAATTCTGATGAATCTGTAAGAAGGTTAAAGGGTGATGAGCGACCAATAAACACATTAGAAGATAGAATGGCAGTATTGAAGGCTCTTTCATGCGTGGATGAGGTTCTTCCGTTTAATGAGGACACCCCTCTTGAATTGATAAGAAAAATACATCCAGATATTCTTGTTAAAGGCGGAGATTATGAATTGCACAATATTGTAGGTGCAGATGATGTTTTAGCATATGGTGGTGAAGTCAAGATAATTGACTATAAGCAAGGAAAATCAACAACAACTATAATTTCAAAAATAAAAAGTGGAAATGAATCGTAG
- a CDS encoding acetyltransferase gives MSIAIIGCGGHARSIADTILHNNEEKLCFFDDAAEENEFIFKKYPVYKMDELNDDFDEYFIAIGDNIRRKELYEEGIIDLTRAKTVIHKDSYQGVNSEVLSGSAILSGAHIGADARIGRGCIINTNAVIEHEVWIGDYSHVSVNATICGRARIGNCVFIGAGAVVIDKVKICDDVIVGAGAVVTSNITEKGTYIGVPARMLVE, from the coding sequence ATGAGTATTGCAATAATTGGATGTGGAGGTCATGCTCGTAGCATCGCAGATACAATTTTACATAATAATGAAGAAAAACTATGTTTCTTTGATGATGCGGCTGAAGAAAATGAATTCATATTTAAAAAATATCCTGTATATAAGATGGATGAACTAAATGATGACTTTGACGAATATTTTATTGCAATAGGAGATAACATTCGCAGGAAAGAGTTGTATGAAGAAGGAATTATTGATTTAACAAGAGCGAAAACAGTGATTCATAAGGATAGTTATCAAGGAGTAAACTCTGAGGTTTTGAGTGGATCGGCTATATTGTCGGGTGCTCATATCGGGGCAGATGCTAGAATTGGTAGAGGATGTATTATTAATACTAATGCCGTGATAGAACATGAGGTTTGGATTGGTGATTATAGCCATGTTAGCGTGAATGCGACTATTTGTGGTAGAGCTAGAATTGGGAATTGCGTATTTATAGGAGCAGGCGCAGTAGTAATAGACAAAGTTAAGATTTGCGATGACGTTATTGTAGGAGCTGGTGCAGTTGTTACATCGAACATTACAGAAAAGGGAACTTACATTGGAGTCCCCGCTAGAATGTTAGTAGAGTAG